One window of the Synechococcus sp. CC9311 genome contains the following:
- a CDS encoding photosynthesis system II assembly factor Ycf48, which yields MKQLLTPFFNLFLVACIGLGLGGCVTTRLPMAQSSPWQAIDLNTQANPLDVAFTSADHGFLVGSNRLILETNDGGANWNERSLDLPEEENFRLISIAFDGDDGWIAGQPGLLMHTTDGGNNWTRLFLDTKLPGEPYLITALGPNTAELATNVGAVYRTSDGGGSWEAEVSDAAGAIRDLRRGPEGGYVSVSSLGNFYAGWAPGQDVWQVHQRVSSQRLQSIGYQPDGKLWMVARGAQIRFNEDDVDNENWGKAIIPITNGYGYMDMAWSDDGAIWAGGGNGTLLVSRDNGDSWERDPEANQTPTNFNRFVFDHSGNRLHAFLLGERGNLLRWSATS from the coding sequence ATGAAGCAACTGCTTACCCCTTTTTTCAATCTTTTTTTAGTGGCCTGCATTGGCCTCGGTCTTGGTGGGTGCGTCACCACGCGTTTGCCGATGGCACAATCCAGCCCCTGGCAAGCCATTGATCTCAACACCCAAGCCAATCCTCTGGATGTGGCCTTCACGAGCGCAGACCATGGCTTCCTTGTGGGAAGCAACAGACTCATCCTCGAAACGAATGATGGCGGCGCCAATTGGAATGAACGCAGCCTTGATCTCCCAGAAGAAGAGAATTTTCGATTAATCAGTATTGCCTTCGACGGTGACGATGGCTGGATTGCAGGTCAGCCTGGTTTGCTCATGCACACCACAGATGGTGGCAATAACTGGACGCGACTCTTCCTTGACACCAAACTTCCAGGCGAGCCCTACTTGATTACCGCTCTGGGACCCAACACAGCCGAACTAGCAACCAATGTTGGCGCTGTTTATCGCACCAGTGACGGAGGCGGAAGCTGGGAAGCGGAAGTGAGTGATGCCGCAGGTGCGATTCGCGATTTGCGCCGCGGACCTGAAGGGGGATATGTGAGCGTGAGCAGCCTCGGCAACTTCTATGCCGGATGGGCTCCTGGGCAAGACGTCTGGCAAGTGCACCAGCGCGTAAGCAGTCAGCGCCTGCAAAGCATCGGCTATCAACCTGATGGAAAGTTGTGGATGGTGGCTCGAGGTGCTCAAATTCGTTTTAACGAAGATGACGTTGACAACGAGAACTGGGGTAAAGCGATCATCCCGATCACCAATGGCTACGGCTACATGGACATGGCCTGGTCCGATGACGGTGCCATTTGGGCCGGTGGTGGCAATGGGACTTTGCTGGTGAGTCGTGACAACGGTGACAGCTGGGAACGAGATCCCGAAGCGAATCAAACCCCCACGAATTTCAACCGTTTCGTGTTCGATCACAGCGGCAATCGATTGCACGCCTTCCTTCTCGGCGAGCGCGGCAACCTCTTGCGCTGGTCCGCGACGAGCTGA
- a CDS encoding rubredoxin, whose amino-acid sequence MSDEISPAAEVPADVDPLAEELIEAEPNQDEASTSTDKETTDPRTHRFECRSCGYVYDPDEGVKKLGIVVGTAFEDLDPIRFRCPVCRSRVGAFTDIGPRSKASGFEENLNFGLGVNRLTPGQKNVLIFGGLALGFAFFLSLYSLR is encoded by the coding sequence GTGAGCGACGAGATCAGCCCAGCAGCGGAAGTTCCCGCCGACGTTGACCCCCTCGCAGAGGAGTTAATCGAAGCAGAACCCAATCAAGACGAAGCAAGCACCAGTACAGACAAGGAGACAACCGATCCACGCACGCATCGGTTCGAATGTCGAAGCTGTGGATACGTTTACGACCCCGATGAGGGTGTCAAAAAGCTGGGCATCGTTGTGGGCACCGCTTTTGAAGATCTCGACCCCATCAGATTCCGTTGTCCGGTCTGCCGCAGCAGGGTTGGAGCCTTTACCGACATTGGCCCTCGATCCAAAGCGAGTGGATTTGAGGAGAACCTTAATTTCGGTCTCGGCGTTAACCGCCTCACTCCAGGGCAAAAAAATGTGCTGATTTTTGGCGGCCTCGCCCTTGGCTTTGCTTTCTTCCTCTCCCTTTATTCACTGCGCTGA
- a CDS encoding NAD(P)H-quinone oxidoreductase subunit 3, with translation MFVLPGYDAFLGFLLIAAAVPVLALVTNKLLAPRSQTGERELTYESGMEPIGGAWIQFNIRYYMFALVFVIFDVETVFLYPWAVAFHRLGLLAFIEALVFITILLVALAYAWRKGALEWS, from the coding sequence ATGTTTGTGCTGCCGGGTTATGACGCATTTCTGGGATTTCTGCTGATTGCAGCAGCAGTACCGGTTTTGGCGTTGGTAACCAACAAGCTTCTGGCTCCTCGCAGTCAGACCGGAGAGCGTGAGCTCACCTATGAATCCGGGATGGAGCCGATCGGTGGAGCTTGGATTCAATTCAATATTCGCTATTACATGTTCGCGCTTGTCTTCGTCATTTTTGATGTGGAGACGGTCTTCCTTTATCCCTGGGCTGTTGCCTTCCATCGCTTGGGCTTACTGGCTTTCATCGAAGCCCTTGTGTTTATTACCATCCTGCTTGTGGCATTGGCCTATGCATGGCGTAAAGGCGCCCTCGAGTGGAGCTGA
- the nuoB gene encoding NADH-quinone oxidoreductase subunit NuoB, with product MTDPITMTSTGDSPSIQSLRDLREASCGPVGGAAEGSPTVTNDLSENVILTSLDDLHNWARLSSLWPLLYGTACCFIEFAALLGSRFDFDRFGLVPRSSPRQADLLIVAGTVTMKMGPALVRLYEQMPEPKYVIAMGACTITGGMFSADSTTAVRGVDKLIPVDLYLPGCPPRPEAIFDAVIKLRKKVGNESVSDRRQLKQTHRYCTIDHAMVPVEPIVTGAYLRAETQVAALSPGVGVPMAAPEQTESAEPVSSGASS from the coding sequence ATGACCGACCCCATCACCATGACCTCAACAGGCGACAGCCCTTCGATCCAATCCCTTCGCGATCTTCGTGAAGCGAGTTGTGGGCCTGTTGGTGGCGCCGCAGAGGGTTCGCCCACTGTCACGAACGATCTGAGTGAGAACGTCATCTTGACGAGCTTGGATGACTTACACAATTGGGCGCGTCTGAGCAGCCTTTGGCCGCTGTTGTACGGGACGGCCTGTTGCTTCATCGAGTTTGCGGCCCTCCTCGGCTCGCGTTTCGACTTTGATCGCTTTGGACTTGTGCCTCGCAGCTCACCCAGGCAAGCCGACCTTTTAATCGTTGCTGGCACCGTCACGATGAAAATGGGTCCGGCGTTGGTGCGTCTTTATGAGCAGATGCCCGAACCGAAATATGTCATCGCAATGGGGGCCTGCACCATCACGGGTGGCATGTTCAGCGCTGACTCCACAACAGCTGTTCGTGGTGTTGACAAACTCATCCCTGTTGATCTTTATCTTCCCGGATGTCCGCCGCGTCCCGAAGCGATTTTCGATGCGGTGATCAAGCTTCGTAAAAAGGTGGGAAACGAGTCGGTGAGTGATCGCCGTCAGCTCAAGCAAACGCACCGTTACTGCACCATCGATCACGCCATGGTTCCCGTTGAACCGATCGTGACGGGGGCCTACCTGCGCGCTGAGACTCAGGTCGCAGCTCTCTCACCTGGTGTAGGTGTTCCGATGGCTGCACCAGAGCAAACTGAGTCTGCTGAGCCCGTCTCCTCAGGTGCGTCGTCATGA
- a CDS encoding NAD(P)H-quinone oxidoreductase subunit J, with product MSPNSSEKQSSADVPVAASPQPGPVSQWLNQQGFDHDALEPDHLGVEQIGVEALFLQVITAALKSNGFDYLQCQGGYDEGPGERLVCFYHFVAMAELIDGKRDNLREVRLKVFLSREGEPSLPSIYGLFRGADWQERETFDMFGIHFEGHPHPKRLLMPEDWTGWPLRKDYVQPDFYEMQDAY from the coding sequence ATGAGTCCTAATTCTTCCGAGAAGCAGTCGTCTGCTGATGTGCCTGTTGCGGCGTCGCCTCAACCAGGTCCTGTTAGTCAATGGCTGAATCAGCAAGGCTTCGATCACGATGCCTTAGAGCCCGACCATCTAGGTGTCGAGCAAATCGGTGTTGAAGCGCTCTTCCTGCAAGTGATTACTGCAGCCTTGAAAAGCAATGGTTTCGACTACTTGCAATGTCAAGGCGGATATGACGAGGGTCCGGGCGAGCGGCTCGTATGCTTTTACCATTTTGTAGCGATGGCTGAGCTCATCGACGGAAAAAGAGACAACCTGCGTGAAGTGCGTCTCAAGGTGTTCTTGTCTCGGGAGGGGGAGCCCAGTCTTCCCAGCATTTATGGCCTCTTCCGTGGTGCGGATTGGCAGGAGCGTGAAACCTTCGACATGTTTGGCATCCACTTCGAAGGTCATCCCCATCCCAAGCGTTTACTGATGCCTGAAGACTGGACGGGCTGGCCGCTTCGCAAGGACTACGTGCAACCCGACTTCTATGAAATGCAAGACGCTTACTAA
- the yvcK gene encoding gluconeogenesis factor YvcK family protein, whose protein sequence is MQVERQRDLMLRSRRAMSWLQPGLVVKRWLFTSGFGLVLALLGAAVWADLQPIYWMLWAIQESLGWITRVLPGAITGPLVLLLGVGLLLWGQSQSFGSIQQALAPEKDTVLVDALRAKSRLNRGPSIVAIGGGTGLSTLLSGLKRYSSHITAIVTVADDGGSSGVLRRELGVLPPGDIRNCLAALSTEEPLLTRLFQYRFSAGSGLEGHSFGNLFLSALSAITGSLETAITASSRVLAVQGQVVPATNADVRLWAELEDGTRIEGESAIGNARSPIVRMGCLPEKPPALPRALEAIAHADLILLGPGSLYTSLLPNLLVPELVTAIQRSRAPRLYICNLMTQPGETDGLDVSGHLRAIEAQLASLGVSKRLFDCVLAQEPIRESALLAHYRKLGAEPVICNSSHLQQEGFEVMQAPLQGSRPTATLRHDPRSLALAVMRFYRRHKRDNQNA, encoded by the coding sequence ATGCAGGTGGAACGGCAGCGCGATTTGATGCTGCGCTCCCGCAGGGCGATGAGCTGGTTGCAACCAGGACTTGTGGTAAAGAGGTGGCTTTTCACCTCAGGCTTCGGCTTGGTCTTAGCCCTGTTAGGGGCTGCCGTCTGGGCAGACCTGCAACCCATTTATTGGATGCTGTGGGCGATTCAAGAATCCCTTGGATGGATCACAAGAGTGTTGCCGGGGGCGATCACCGGCCCTCTTGTTCTTCTGCTGGGAGTCGGACTGCTGCTCTGGGGGCAAAGCCAGAGTTTTGGTTCGATCCAACAAGCCCTGGCCCCGGAAAAAGACACGGTCTTAGTGGATGCGTTGCGTGCAAAAAGTCGCCTCAATCGAGGGCCGAGCATCGTGGCGATTGGTGGTGGAACAGGCCTATCCACCTTGCTGAGTGGGCTTAAGCGCTACAGCAGCCACATCACCGCAATCGTGACCGTTGCCGATGACGGCGGCAGTAGCGGCGTGCTGCGCCGCGAACTTGGTGTGTTGCCTCCAGGTGACATCCGCAACTGTCTTGCCGCGCTCTCTACAGAAGAACCCTTACTCACCCGGCTGTTCCAATACCGCTTCTCGGCTGGCAGCGGTCTAGAAGGCCACAGCTTTGGCAATCTCTTTCTTTCCGCCCTCAGCGCGATTACGGGGAGTCTGGAAACAGCGATCACAGCCTCAAGTCGCGTTCTCGCGGTTCAAGGCCAAGTGGTCCCTGCCACCAACGCTGACGTCCGTCTCTGGGCTGAACTCGAAGACGGCACCAGGATTGAAGGGGAATCGGCGATCGGCAATGCACGCAGCCCGATTGTGCGGATGGGATGCCTGCCGGAAAAGCCACCGGCATTACCCAGAGCACTGGAAGCCATTGCCCACGCCGATTTGATTTTGCTGGGGCCAGGCAGTTTGTACACCTCACTCCTCCCCAACTTGCTAGTGCCTGAATTAGTCACGGCCATTCAACGCAGCCGCGCGCCCAGGCTTTACATCTGCAACCTGATGACCCAACCAGGCGAAACGGATGGATTGGATGTGAGTGGTCACCTGCGAGCCATCGAAGCCCAATTGGCTTCTCTCGGGGTGAGCAAGCGCTTGTTCGACTGCGTGCTCGCCCAGGAGCCAATCAGGGAATCTGCTCTTCTGGCGCACTACCGGAAATTGGGTGCAGAACCAGTGATCTGCAACAGCAGCCACCTGCAACAAGAAGGCTTTGAAGTCATGCAAGCCCCACTTCAAGGGAGTCGGCCCACGGCGACTCTCCGTCACGATCCGCGCAGTCTTGCCTTAGCTGTGATGCGCTTTTACCGGCGGCATAAGCGTGACAATCAAAACGCTTGA